Genomic DNA from Ensifer adhaerens:
CACAGCGCGCCTCGCCAATTCGTCCGTCGGCTGGCGCACCGTTGTCAGGCGCGGCACGACGAGATTGGCGAGATGAATGTCATCGAAGCCGGCAATCGAAAGTTCGCCCGGCACGTCGATGCCGAGGTCGCGAGCGGTGCGCAGCACGCCAATCGCCTGCTGATCACTCGCCGCCGCGATGGCCGTCGGGCGCTTCCCGTAGGGCTGCGCCAGAAGCCGCCGGCCGATCACCTCGCCCGATCCGTAATCGAACCGGCCCGAGAAAATCTCCAGGTCAATCCGCCCGTCCAGCGCATGAATGCGGTCCACAAACCCTTCGCGCCTGGCACGGCCGGCTTCGGTATCCAGCGGGCCCGCGATATAGGCGATGCGACGGTGGCCCAGCTCATAGAGATGATCCGCGACGAGAGCCGCCGCTTCGGCATGGTTGATGGAGATCAGCGGGAAATCGGCAAAGCGGCGGTCGAGCGAGACGATCGGCACCTTGGATCTCACCCGCGACGGATGGCTGACATTCGCCGCAACCACGATGATGCCGCGCACGGAGCGATCCAGAAATGCCGCAATATGGCTCTGCTCGGCCCCGTGGTCGTTATGGGAGCTGGCCAGCATCAGCGAATGGCGATGCTCCAGCGCTGCGCGCTCGGCACTTGCCGCCATCTGTGCGAAGAACGGGTTGGTGATGTCAGGCACAATCAGTCCGATCACATCGGTCCTTGAGGTTCGCAGCGCCCGCGCCATCACATTCGGCCGGTAGCCGAGCACATGGATCGCGTCATTCACCTTGTCGCGCAGCACCGCCTTGACGGCGGCTTCACCGGCCAGCACGCGCGACACCGTCCCCACGGATACGCCGGCCCGAAGGGCGACATCCTTGACTGTGGGGATTTTTTCCATGGTTGCTCACTGCCGTTATTTTACCGCGCCGGCGGTCATGCCTGCGATGATATGTTTTTCGAGCAGGACGCCGACGAACACAAGGGGCAGGATTCCGGCTGTGGACAAGGCGGCCATGGACCACCAGTTGATGCCCTGGCTGCCGGTCTGGCTGGCGATCATCACCGGTAGCGTATTGGTATTGGTCGAGGTCAGCAGGGCCGCAAAGAAATACTCGTTCCAGCACAGGATCAGAGCCAGGATGAAGGCCGCCACCATTCCGGGCAGGACGAGCGGTACGATGATGCGGCTGAAGGCGCCCCAGATCGAAAGGCCATCGACAAGTGCCGCCTCCTCCAGTTCGACCGGAATGGTCGCGAACTGGTCGCGCATGATCCAGACGACGATCGGCAGCACCATCAGCGTATAGACCGCAATCAGTCCGCTATAGGTGTCGAGGAGTGCGAGCTGCTTGTAGAGTACCAGGAAGGGCAGCGCGAGCACGACCGGCGGCATGATGAGCTGCGACAGGAAGAAGAAGGATATGTCGGAATTCCGCATATGGCCGAACTTGTAGGAGAAGCGGCTGAGCCCATAGGCCGCGAGCGAGCCCAGGAAGACGGCAAGCGCAGAGGCCGTCACGGAAATGATGGCGCTGTTGAAGAGGCGGTGCATGAACTCCTCGCGCACGGTCGAGGTCTGCATCAGCGCATCGGGCGACAGGCCGAGCGAGCGCCAGCCAAGCCAGCTTGGTGCGAATTCGAGCCAGGGGATCATGTTGCCCTTCATAACGTCCGGCGCGGTTTTGAACGAGGTCGAGATCGTCCAGAATAGCGGGAAGAAGCTGACCACCGCCCAGGTGATCAGCAGACCGTAGACCACGATGCGCATGGCCCACCAGCGGGCGCGCTGGCGACGGGCGAATTTGTCCAGATCGATGGCCACCATCAGAGCCTCCCTGTCATGCGCTTGACGATGCGGTCCGTGAGGTTCATCAGACCGGTCATACCGACCACGATGATCACCAGATAGACGAGCGCCAGAAGTGTGCCGTAGCCGACATTCGAGCGGTCGCGATATTCACGGTAGATGAAGCTGGTGACTGAATCCGTAGCCCCGCCGGGGCCACCGGAGGTCACCGTAATGATGATATCGGCAAGCTTCAGCTTGAAGATGATGCGGATCATGACCGCCGTGACCGAGACCGGCAACATAAGCGGGAAGATGACCTGCCAGAAGCGCTGCCACTTGGTGGCGCCATCCACCTCGGCCGCCTCCAGCACTTCACGCGACAGCGACTGCAGACCGGCGAGCAGCATGATCATCATGAAGGGAATGAAGGTCCAGGCATCCATGATCATGATGGTGATCTTTGCCATGAGCGGATCGCCGAAGAAGGACGGATTTTCCCAGCCGAGCCAGCGGGCAAGCCGCGCTACCGGCCCAAAGCGGGTTTCCAGCATCGACTTGCCGACCATCCAGCCCACGGCGACCGGCGACAGCATGAGCGGCATCAGAAAGACCACGCGCCAGAACTTGCGGGCCACGATGTCCTGGTTGAGAAGCAACGCGAGACCAAATGCAATGGCATATTCGACCGCGATCGCCAGGGTATAATAGACCATGTTGAGGAGCGCGTTGAGATAGAACGGGTCGGAAATCATCTGACGCAGATTGTCCAGCCCGTTGAACTGCCGCCCTGTTGGAGAAGCAAGGTTCCAGTCGGAAAAGCCGACCCAGAGCGCAAAGAGCAGCGGAAATACCACCATGGAGACCACGAAAAGAGCGGCCGGCAGCACGAAGAGCGCCTTCTTGCCCTGTTCGCCATAGATCACCACGCGCGTCACGCAGAGCACCACAGCCCAGATGAAATAGGCATAGAGCACAGGCCGCCAGGTTGCGAAACCGAATTCGGTCCAGCGCAGATCGTGCGAGGCCTGAATCAGGAACGATGCAACCAGCCAGGCGGCGCTTAGCCACAAGGCGGCATAGCCCCAGAAACGCCGGCCTGGCGAAATGGAACCGGTTTCGACCGTGTGCAACAGGTCGCCTTGAAGTGTCGACATGGAAGTCCCCCGCGAGACCATTGAAATGACCGGCGGAGCCAAAGGCCCCGCCGGCATAGTTGTTTCCCGGGATCAGAGTCCGAGGCTCGATCGATACAGTTTCAGCTGCTTTTCGCGGCCGATCTGGTCGGTGATCTTCTCCCAGGCGGCGGCAATGGCGTCCGCCGTGTCCTGTGCCGACTTGTACTTGCCGGCATAGCCCTTGGCGAGTTCGTCTTCCGCCACCGAATAGTACTGGAAGATGCCGGGAATGCGCGGCTCGACAGCACGGTTCGGGTGGTTGTAGGAGCCGAACTGGGACTTCAGGTAGTTCGAGATGTAGTCCTGCTTGTAGCCGGCAGCGACCCATTCCTCGATCTTGGACTGGCTGTTGCGGTGAACCTGGAAGCCAGACGGATACATGGCGGTCCAGATGGCGATGTCCTTGCCGCCGAGATGGGCAGCGGCACTCCAGGCGGCACGCTGCTTCTTCTTGTCGCTGTCCACGCGGGCCATGACATAGATGCCCCAGCCGAGATAGGCGCAGTTCGGTGCTTGGTTGATGCCGTCCTTGGCCTTCACCCACTTGCCGGCCTTGCGGTCGTAGACATCTTCCGAACCCGGCAGGATATCGAAGGCGGCCACATCGCCGACCACCGACGTGTCGGAGGTATTGGCCTGCTGGCCGATATCGCCCCACCAGGTGACCATGGAGCCCGTGCCGGCCAGGAACTGCTGGAAGCCCGTCGTGCCTGGATCAGCATTGATCTGGTCGGTCGGTTCGTAAGCCATGAGATCCATGGCTTCCTGGATGGCGCGGACCCAGCCGGGGCTGTTGACTAGCGGCTTCATGGTTTCAGGATCGAACAGCCAGGCCGGATCGCCCGGCATCTTGACGTAGGCCGTGGCGCGGTCTTCCAGGAAGTAGAAGCCGAAGCCGCCCCAGCCCTTGTAGGGATCGAGATAGCCATAGGCCGGCGAACCGGACAGCGGATCCTTCTTGCCCTTGAGGAACTTCGAAATTTCCTGAACCTGCGCCCAGGTCTTCGGCGGAGCCCATTCGCCCTTGTGGCCTTCGTCCTTCCAGGCCTTGGCGAGCGTTGCGTCCTTGAAGTAGTCGGCGCGGTAGTTGAAGTTGTGGCAGTCACCATCGATGGTCACGCGGTAGGTCTTGCCGTCCCAGGTGCCGACCGGGGGCTTCAGGTAGTCCACGTAGTCTTCGATATCGATCTGCTTCTTCACCCAGTCCGGCATTTCGGAGAGTAGACCCTTGCCGGCCGTGTCACCCTCGAAGGGTGCACCCATTTCCAGGATGTCGAAATCCACCGTGCCGGTGGCGATCGATTGCTGCAGACGGGCATTATAGTCGGCCTGCGCCAGGTCGATCCAGTTGATCTTGGCGCCGGTATAGGCTTCCCATGGCTTCAGGAAGCCGCGGAACAGGAAGTTGTGGAGGTTCTGGTTGTTGAGCCCCATGAAGGTCAGCTCGACGCCGGCGAACTCGCCCTGCTTCACGTTGGACTTGGTCGGGCCGAGGCAAAGCTCGCCCACCTTCTGCCAGTCGGCATCCGTCGGCGAACCCTTGCCGACGCCCGGGATCTTCAGGATCTGGCTGCGGACGTCATCGGCCGCAAAGGCCTGCGTCGGCAGCCCGCCAAGGGCGCTCGAAACGCCCATGAGTGCGGCAGCGCTCGCCGTGCCGCGCAGAATGTCGCGACGGCTTGCCTGACGGCGCATCAATGCATCGTAAACTTCGACTTTCATGTGGTCTCCTCCCACGTTTTCCGAAGAACTTTCCCGCCGGCCCGGACACATCCTGGTGAGGATTTTTGCGCTGGCCTCGGGCAGAACTATCTGTTAAGCAAGAAAATGAAACGTTTCATATCCTGCATGAAACCGCTCCTCTCGGTCTCAGCGACGAGAATTAGACGGCGGCGGCGAAATGTCAACCAATAATGAAACGTTTCATGGAGGAGGTTTTCACGGCGATTCAAGACGCGGTGCAGGGTATTTTCGGCCCTTCGCGCGAGGCGGAAATCCGTGGAGAAAACAGGATAATGCCGGGCGCCGACCTTTGACGGAGGACGATTGCGTGACAGGCAGATGGGAGCGAGATGGCTGAGGTCAAGATCACCGGAGCGCAGAAAGCCTATGGCGCGCTGAAGGTCCTTCACGGCATTGATATCGACATCAGGGACGGCGAATTCGTCGTGCTCGTCGGGCCCTCGGGCTGCGGCAAGTCGACCCTTCTGCGCATGGTGGCCGGCCTTGAGAGCATCACCGGCGGGACGATCTCGATCGGCGAGCGCGTGGTCAACAACCTGCCGCCCAAGGATCGCGACATCGCCATGGTGTTCCAGAGCTA
This window encodes:
- a CDS encoding multiple sugar transport system permease protein; this encodes MSTLQGDLLHTVETGSISPGRRFWGYAALWLSAAWLVASFLIQASHDLRWTEFGFATWRPVLYAYFIWAVVLCVTRVVIYGEQGKKALFVLPAALFVVSMVVFPLLFALWVGFSDWNLASPTGRQFNGLDNLRQMISDPFYLNALLNMVYYTLAIAVEYAIAFGLALLLNQDIVARKFWRVVFLMPLMLSPVAVGWMVGKSMLETRFGPVARLARWLGWENPSFFGDPLMAKITIMIMDAWTFIPFMMIMLLAGLQSLSREVLEAAEVDGATKWQRFWQVIFPLMLPVSVTAVMIRIIFKLKLADIIITVTSGGPGGATDSVTSFIYREYRDRSNVGYGTLLALVYLVIIVVGMTGLMNLTDRIVKRMTGRL
- a CDS encoding carbohydrate ABC transporter substrate-binding protein, CUT1 family (TC 3.A.1.1.-); its protein translation is MKVEVYDALMRRQASRRDILRGTASAAALMGVSSALGGLPTQAFAADDVRSQILKIPGVGKGSPTDADWQKVGELCLGPTKSNVKQGEFAGVELTFMGLNNQNLHNFLFRGFLKPWEAYTGAKINWIDLAQADYNARLQQSIATGTVDFDILEMGAPFEGDTAGKGLLSEMPDWVKKQIDIEDYVDYLKPPVGTWDGKTYRVTIDGDCHNFNYRADYFKDATLAKAWKDEGHKGEWAPPKTWAQVQEISKFLKGKKDPLSGSPAYGYLDPYKGWGGFGFYFLEDRATAYVKMPGDPAWLFDPETMKPLVNSPGWVRAIQEAMDLMAYEPTDQINADPGTTGFQQFLAGTGSMVTWWGDIGQQANTSDTSVVGDVAAFDILPGSEDVYDRKAGKWVKAKDGINQAPNCAYLGWGIYVMARVDSDKKKQRAAWSAAAHLGGKDIAIWTAMYPSGFQVHRNSQSKIEEWVAAGYKQDYISNYLKSQFGSYNHPNRAVEPRIPGIFQYYSVAEDELAKGYAGKYKSAQDTADAIAAAWEKITDQIGREKQLKLYRSSLGL
- a CDS encoding transcriptional regulator, LacI family, which codes for MEKIPTVKDVALRAGVSVGTVSRVLAGEAAVKAVLRDKVNDAIHVLGYRPNVMARALRTSRTDVIGLIVPDITNPFFAQMAASAERAALEHRHSLMLASSHNDHGAEQSHIAAFLDRSVRGIIVVAANVSHPSRVRSKVPIVSLDRRFADFPLISINHAEAAALVADHLYELGHRRIAYIAGPLDTEAGRARREGFVDRIHALDGRIDLEIFSGRFDYGSGEVIGRRLLAQPYGKRPTAIAAASDQQAIGVLRTARDLGIDVPGELSIAGFDDIHLANLVVPRLTTVRQPTDELARRAVELLLDRVETPEDEAMSATLVVRGSTGAPPDADKSGH
- a CDS encoding multiple sugar transport system permease protein codes for the protein MVAIDLDKFARRQRARWWAMRIVVYGLLITWAVVSFFPLFWTISTSFKTAPDVMKGNMIPWLEFAPSWLGWRSLGLSPDALMQTSTVREEFMHRLFNSAIISVTASALAVFLGSLAAYGLSRFSYKFGHMRNSDISFFFLSQLIMPPVVLALPFLVLYKQLALLDTYSGLIAVYTLMVLPIVVWIMRDQFATIPVELEEAALVDGLSIWGAFSRIIVPLVLPGMVAAFILALILCWNEYFFAALLTSTNTNTLPVMIASQTGSQGINWWSMAALSTAGILPLVFVGVLLEKHIIAGMTAGAVK